In one window of Nicotiana tabacum cultivar K326 chromosome 12, ASM71507v2, whole genome shotgun sequence DNA:
- the LOC107800666 gene encoding protein RADIALIS-like 3 — MASNSTWTNQQNKLFENALAIYDRETPDRWRNLAKAVGGKSEEEVKRHYEKLVEDIKHIESGNVALPNYNNANNGGHNNYKGYNFMDEEQRLKYLKLQ; from the coding sequence ATGGCGTCAAATTCGACGTGGACAAACCAGCAAAACAAGTTATTTGAGAATGCATTGGCCATTTACGACAGGGAAACACCAGACCGGTGGCGTAATTTGGCCAAAGCAGTAGGTGGAAAATCTGAGGAAGAAGTGAAAAGGCATTATGAAAAACTTGTTGAAGATATTAAACACATTGAGTCTGGAAATGTTGCTTTGCCTAATTACAACAACGCAAATAATGGTGGTCATAACAATTATAAAGGCTACAACTTCATGGATGAAGAACAAAG